AGCCAGTCtatcaatttaaactgataccccgttaaaaataaatgttagccaGATTAATCTGCTTATGGTATGCCACCATGTCATTACACTTGGTACAGTTTCACTAATGACATTTAACTCAACTTGCTTTAAAGAACAATTTGGTGAGCAGAATAGGTCAACAGCCAAAAATGTCATTGAAATACATTGCTTATTACTGGTTCTCTGTCAAGTTTTTACGAAACCACTTACTAAACCACTCTGTAGAACCCTTGCATAAGACTACACAAgacccaaacagcgccctcactgaggtcaataaAGACCTTTCATTGGTTGAGAATTGTGGGCGTTGTGTACACACAtgcacgtttccattgtttgaacTCAGCGGTTAATGCAAGGGGTCCATTCAACACAAGAGACGGACTGTTGTGTCAAATTGATTCACCCACCCTACTTACTATGATTCATTCCAACGGTCACATGACAGGAACAAACCATGCAAAGAAAGTGTGACTCACATACCCTGACTATGCCCTGGTACTAAGCTACACCATGCACTATACAATAAGGTCTAGCTAAGTGTCAATCAACCACTCATGGAATATTACAGAATCAAATTATGAATTAGTGCGAAACGCGCTCGATTTATCACAAGTGAGGCCTTCGGATTGTCAAAACAAGTAGGTGGTTATGACAGACTCTTAAGGTGACGACTAAtcgttttgttgtttttcccgTTGGGCAGGAGGTGAACGGTTGGTACTATCTTCTAGATGAAAAGCTCGGACAAGAGAAACACTTACATGTAGGGTTGAAAGTCAACACGAAGGAGGGAACCCCTGGAGATAGCAGTATGGTCAGGCCGAATAGCATCCTCCCTTGGATTTCTCTGCATTCTGTGAGTCATTCTTTAGGAAATCAAGAAAAGTTATAATCTTATGATAGTTTTGCAACCGGgatatataatttgttttcacgGATGTGTACTATCAGCCCTGTTTGCTCGGTACTTtccgaatcccacccgagtgatttgcctgtggattttgtctTCACAGAACTCTAGAAAGTTACACATcgttgtaagggtaaaaacaaattataaaatttaTAATCTTagcagatgttagttttgcaccggggataaatAGTTGTGTTTACCCTGACATCAAAGTGTATTAAGCACTGCATACTAAGTACTTtccgaatcccacccgagtgatttgtctgtggattttcttttttcacCGAACTCtagaaagtattgagtataaagtgcttaaaacacatcgtagtaagggtaaaaacaagtTATAAAAGTCGTAATCTTTTTAACTTTTCTGTTTGGCTGCATGATTATGTCCCAGATTCTACTTGAAAACCATAAACAAATCTaggatttatttttgttcttcgtTTTTTCAGTTGttgtaatatttatgcatgCGCAATAacctgttttatactattttcAGATATCATATCCGAGATATCGTAAAGAAGTGTAATTTTGCTATTTGGCTTTGTCATAGTGAGTGGATTTACTCTGGTGAAAACATAAATGGCAATAATTATGTAGTCAATATTTTGGGTTTATTATTTTCCACAGTTTGATATTAAGAAGGATTCGGATAATAAATATGGCTTCACGATCCTGGACACTTTACCGGTGAAGATAGGCACAATCCACAAAGGTAGGTTCTGACAATGGACAGAGTATTCTGTCTGAGTTTATTTCAAAGCATACTCAGAAGAGTGTTTTAACTGCATGGTGTCTAATGTTACACCtctaatgttattgttttaggGAGCATCTTAAAAGTCGGGGCACCTTCTAATTGCATTGGTTCCTAGGGGCAAACAACCACAATCCATTGgacttttttgaatttttgcttTCGGGAAACGTAGCTTGACATTTGTATTCTGTATTTGAAATTGACAGGAAGTGTTGCTGAGATGTTGGGGCTGAAACCAGGAGATGTATTCCTTGAGGTCGGAGGTCATAGTGTGGCAGGTGTTCGGAGTATGGTCATAATTGATTTACTCAAGTAAGTTTCTTGAGGTCCAGACACAAAGTTAAAGTTGACTTTTTGAGTTGTGACAACACCTGTTATTTTTAGGAACGGCACAACTTATAGGGGAATTTTTGGGCCTGGTGTTAGTAAAAACCTTTGTAGACATTTTAGAAGGTCCTACATGTGCAGCAGAAGTTATTTATAACACACAGTCTTAAAGTTATTTAAGGTAAACATTGGGTGCTACAGCCCATCATCCAGACAATTCTGCACCTATGGCAGAAGCACTCAAAATCAGCAATGGTTTTCTTTGCACACTGAGCGTCGCTTGCttggtttgtttacattgtatacCCACTATGACTCGCGTGACTCCTGTCGCCGGTCCTGTGTATTATCTGACAAATATCCTAAGTCTATCCAAAACTGAGTTTCTTTCTTTTATAGTATCTTCTGAGAGAGGTTTCGACAAGAcgatgtgaatatctctttgagTAGTGTCGGTTCTTAACAGAACAAGttgtttcagaaccaacacccctcaaaagagatattcacatggtgctatcgcAGACCTCTCTGAGttgtacttccaccatgcaaagtttcaaatcttacttaagTACCTACTAATAATAACTTTTCTTGTGTAAAATGAAGGAAAGCGACTGGCTCTATGCGTGTTCTGCTTCAGCGTATGAACAACGTACATCAACTACGCAACCCGCTCCTACAGAAGTCGATGAATGGGAAGCCTCCTCTTGCATCCAAGCACAGTCCCAAACTGAAGAGGAAAGCTCCTCGTGTTGAAGCTTTAATGTATAAGTaagtattttctttttcttttaacgGTTCCTCAGTCATTTATCCATTCGATGCAAGGTCTTGGCCTGGAGACTAGGTTAGAGTCTACTTGAAGTCGTCCAAGTTTATGATAGAAGTTTAGACCTTTTTGATTTGAGTTTGTTTCCATTTATGCCTGAAATAAAAGCAACAATCACAACATTTTTGGATGCCTTTTGTTGCCTTTCTGAGGTATTTTTAAGAGCTAACAGTTTCattttaccaagtaatttgtttgttatttgtctTGTTAACGCCACAGCTGGCAAGCCTTATCAgaacatgggcccaatttcataaagctgtcatactgcttagcaaatttctaagcaaaaaaaattagttgggcaccagttgcgatattgtaaactttatggaatttggggctagtaaccagtttctgttaggcaagatttttctgtgcttgcAATTGTAtatgcttacagactttatgaaatagggccttgAACGGGGTAAGGATTTGGGgtttaaaaatatcaaaaatagaCGGCTTCTTAAGATTATGCTTTGTCTTCTTTAGGAGTAAACCAATTGTTGATAGgagacttcagagggagctcaTAGCAAAAGTAGCAATGCGTAATAAAGCTCGTCAGAGTGAAGGTAAAGCAGCAAGTGGAGCACATTGTAGTTCCACCTATTCAAATGCATCCACCATAACCTTGGAGTCAAGAAGGTAAGTTTGGGCTTGCCCTTAAGCTTTTCGGTGACAAGCagtagccgatttcacgaaactttacgcaactgtgTAAGTCCAAACAATTATGGCGCAAGTTTTGCGCCATAAActttgcacaagtggactttcgcagttgcgtaaagttacgtgaaatcggctgctggaccaGTTAAACCcatttcatacttcctgcaaatgcaaatgtaCTGCAGCAAGCTAATGAAAACAAGCATATTATTCTTTCTGTTTAAGTCGAGTTATTTTAGCTGTGGGAAAAATCAgacaaattgtgattaaaatGCCTGAAAAGCCTATGTCAGCCCTTACCAAATATTATGCCTGTAAAAAATAAGGTGTCAacgaaaaatgtaattttgtgtaTGTCAGTAAAATTAGTCGTTCTTTATGTTTTAGGCATTCTGCAACTGGCAGGAGAAGAAGCGGGAATCATACACGGAGAAGCGGCGAGTTCAGTAGCAACAGTCTAGATTGGAGGCGTCTCAGTCAAAATAGTCAAGAAATCATTGAGGCTGACCTGACAGAGGGCAGAGGTGATCAGGCTTATCGTCAATTAGCAGACAATCACATCTATGAGAGCGTGCCGAGGGAATCATTTGTTGATAATCAAGATGACACAGTGATCTCTGAGATAAGGATCGGAGAGGAAACAGTTGCCAATAGGAACAGCACCTCCTCCTGGGAGTCGGATGTCATGGCAACTATCGCTCTTGACGATCTTAACGCCTTGGATAGTGTCTTAGATGACGACTCCTCAGCTCCCAGTACTAATGAGGAGTTCTTTCCACCAGAAGCACCTGACCTTATTACATTTGACATCGTGACATCTGACCTCTTGTCTACGAGTCAGCCTGCAAATCATACTGCCACTAGCATGGATGGTTTCTTCCGTGTACCTACTACAAGTCAAAGTGTTAAGTTCTCTCGACCTAGCAAAAAAGAGAACAGAActggaaaaggaaaaaaatgcaGAGCCAAAAGTGTTCCAAGAAGGAGACGGTTGCTGGAAACCCGTGACCTTGATCTAGATGGAAAGACTGCAGAGACTATTGAACCAGTCTTCACCCACTTGAAGCAAACTGTTGTCTGGGCTCGGAGCTTAAaggtaaataataaaataataataataagacttgtaatgcgcacatatccaccctgctgtgtgttcaaggcgcagtaaaaccaaaacaaaacaaaatgttcagaTTAGTCTTAATTTCTGAAATCTCAATTTTTGAAGTAGAACATTAGGAATGTGTATTTGAGAAATTAGTCAAACATTTTGCCATGATCAACATTGTGTACAGGGGAAGTGTCCACCAATGAGTAAGACGGGAACCAAACTCACAACCCTCGAAGCTTTATAAGCCTTTCCTTACTATAGTTGACTTTAGTCGACTGCACTcgtaccccctcttccttaccattggcGACTTTATAGTCGACCAAGTtaaccaacaaaataaacaagccTTTTTTTAGAAGCACAAAGACCATTTTTAATAAAGCTGTAGTTCCGTACATGTTAACCCTCCATGCCCAAGCTTACCCatcattgaaaagaaaaagatcGGATCAAACGGATGAATGCTTTCCACATTTTCTAGATAGTAGACAGAAtactggagtgcgttttggcggtcgtaaccaataactgtttcggtcactGGCCAGTGGTTAACCGATGGCAAGATCAACGAAACCAGTTTTTGGTTacaaccgccaaaacgcacccctgctTTCAACAAAAATTGATAGCTCTATGGAAGATCTGAATGTCAcaaattgttttcaattgtAGCCTATTCCTCTGGATGATCCCTGGAGGAAGCTCATCTACACAGGACCCGTCTCCGTCCAGAGTAAGACGAAGAAACTCAAGGATGTAAGTTGACTTTGTGTACATCTCTTAAAGGTTGTGTGTTCGAACCCCACCtgagtagtatgcctgtgatgtGTACATCTGTTAAAGGTTGTGTgttcgaaccccacccgagtagtatgcctgtgatgtgtacatctgttaaaggttgtgggttcgaatcccaccccaggtatgcctgtgatgtttacATCTgttaaaggttgtgggttcgaatcccacccgagtagtatgcctgtgatgtGTACATCTGTTAAAGGTTGTGTgttcgaaccccacccgagtagtatgcctgtgatgtttacATGATCTgttaaaggttgtgggttcgaatcccacccgagtagtatgcctgtgatgtgtacatctgttaaaggttgtgggttcgaatcccacccgagtagtatgcctgtgatgtgtacatctgttaaaggttgtgggttcgaatcccacccgagtagtatgcctgtgatgtgtacatctgttaaaggttgtgggttcaaatcccacccgagtagtatgcctgtgatgtttacATATTgttaaaggttgtgggttccaatcccacccgagtagtatTCCTGTGATTTTTCACAGAAGACGAGAGTACTGAGCAAACAATTAATTTCCATAATTTTTGGAGTCAAATCTTTTGTGctgactcccaaaatgacaGGCAGGATAGTAGTGTGAGTGCGCTGTGTGTGTTTGGGTCTAAACCGGATACATATCACTGCATTTAAATTTTACAATGTacgtttttacctttttttaatttcagatgCTGTTACTTTTGTACAATGATGTATTAATTTTCGCTAAGGTGGTTGACAGATCTTACCTGAAAATAGTCTGTCGCCCTCTTGTGGTCAACAATATCAGCATCATAAACTTCAATTCCGAAGGTAAGTCACTATGAAAAAGTCAATAAATCACCAGCCTGAACATCTGGTGTCACATCTGATGTCACACGAGGCTCAGAATAACTccagagagtggcctcaagCCCAGGTCAATCCctgtccataatcacctttcacctacattcatgtGCAGACGACTGAAAGTACAGCTTCAAAACATCATCCTTGACCAAACAAGGCACATATGCAATGAAATAAGCCTTTTGCAAAAACAATTGATGTTTtcttggagaaaaaaaatggagTTTATTAACCTCTAAAGTAGGAACATCGTTATTATAATTCTGTTATTGAGGTCGGGATTTAAAAGGTCGCAGTGAGTAATTGCATCctacacatttatttatttttcctcaTTGCGAATAATGGGAATATTTATGATGTAGAAAGTCAATGGACTTTACTGCATATTCAATGTGGACAAAAATTGTGTGTAGTCACGGTGTGTTGAGTAATTCTCTAGGGACAGcgatatatttatttttgactCGCACCGACAAATCTTTTGTTTGTCCTCACctgtttacataaaaaatgaatcCATAGACAGTGATATTGTAGGCTGATTAAACGTCAACATAGGCTGGGTGTTGAGTCTTGGAGAAATAAATGTCTTTGATAAGTTCATCTCTGGAGAGTTGAAGAACATTGTGCCGATATTGCTGtcggaaactttttttttatgaaacacaGATTCCAGATTTGTCATAATGgagacaaaaaaagaaaaaaggaagtGGAAATTAGGTTGAAATTCTTATTTTCTAAAGAAGGTTTGCAAATCTTGAAGAAGGAGAGCTTTGccatgatttaaaaaacaagTCTTCTCGATTATAATTCATGCCACCCGAATAAGACTGAAACAAAAATAGTCTGATAGATAGTGATACTCCTTTTTTATATATCAGCATGCTTTCTGTTAATACTGCAGTTAAGGAACCTGCCCAAGATGGCCCTAACATAATATGTGGATGCACCTGTTCATTTATATATTAGAGtcaatccaacggttcttttcagaaccaccccaactcatttagagattgtttttacatggtgttaccgcaaactcttctataatTTATATATCCCTCAATTGGGTTAATTGATCCACTATAACTGAAGAAAAGGTTTTACAAATCGGGATAAAGTATACCTCAAACAGGGTATTGACATCAGCCCTATTATAAGCCTGTGTTGAAGAGTTTTAACTTTCACATTCCTCCGATATGTTAAACTCGATTGAAATCAATCAAATGCCACTGGCATGCAGAGCtgcttgatttaaaaaaatacttagcAGATTGTGTTGGTTACCATGTGAGCTTGAATTCAAAATAAATAGACTATgactgtttgtctgttttattAATGcttaatgaaaatatttgctAAGTCGAATTCTGATAGGAACAGCTGTGTGGAATACTTTACCCCGGTCTCATGACTGTGAAAATTTATTGCTTCGTCTTTAGGTCGTGAGTTTTCTATTACGTCTGTCTCCAGTACAGAACCACATCCTCTTGCCAACCATGGTCATACTGTCTCCCTCCGTGCTCCTACCTTCAAACTCAAGACGACTTGGTGTAAGCTTCTTCAAGACAGGGTGATGGCTGTCAAGTGCGGCTTGGAAAGTACCAGGGTGAGTtacatcaatttttttaatcttagaTTTATTACTAGTCTGAAAATAACTTGCTCCCAAAGTAATGATGGCATCATGAAATCataaattctttttaaattcattttgggttgaacaaagacaaattgactggagcgtGAATTGAACCTTTGACCTCCTGATTTACAATACGCAAACTTGAACTCAGTCATTTTGAGTTCAAGGAATACGTCCGTGGAAAGGAAGCATTCTGTAACAGCAAGCAGAACAAAAAAGATTATTGGTTAATATCCGGTGCTAGTTACCCCTTGACAAAGCAATTAATTAGCTGGTGATTGAAATGATTACAGGTGCAGCAACCTGCACACCAGATTGAAACAAGTGCTCAAATAAAGCACTTCCTGGTAAGACCACTTTAATACTGGTGTCCATTCTGTAAGCGACACAAAGCCATAAGTTCTCAATCAGCTGGAATTCCAC
This sequence is a window from Asterias rubens chromosome 19, eAstRub1.3, whole genome shotgun sequence. Protein-coding genes within it:
- the LOC117303369 gene encoding uncharacterized protein LOC117303369; translation: MAQPIPTLPLFTSTLKRPLVSDSSELVIEPRIKRPRVKGHDTGQNDETMRSTKRVEEIDWTRKVTRGLLKLAVYWSQTHLLVHVFGARNLSVRKSQDYSSYIQVSIISSNGVESNKQRTRKIANDPKPDFNDTLTFHKDVMRSFKSRLFVVAVFQKPDRTCVLGSMSFGTASLLNGSKEVNGWYYLLDEKLGQEKHLHVGLKVNTKEGTPGDSSMVRPNSILPWISLHSFDIKKDSDNKYGFTILDTLPVKIGTIHKGSVAEMLGLKPGDVFLEVGGHSVAGVRSMVIIDLLKKATGSMRVLLQRMNNVHQLRNPLLQKSMNGKPPLASKHSPKLKRKAPRVEALMYKSKPIVDRRLQRELIAKVAMRNKARQSEGKAASGAHCSSTYSNASTITLESRRHSATGRRRSGNHTRRSGEFSSNSLDWRRLSQNSQEIIEADLTEGRGDQAYRQLADNHIYESVPRESFVDNQDDTVISEIRIGEETVANRNSTSSWESDVMATIALDDLNALDSVLDDDSSAPSTNEEFFPPEAPDLITFDIVTSDLLSTSQPANHTATSMDGFFRVPTTSQSVKFSRPSKKENRTGKGKKCRAKSVPRRRRLLETRDLDLDGKTAETIEPVFTHLKQTVVWARSLKPIPLDDPWRKLIYTGPVSVQSKTKKLKDMLLLLYNDVLIFAKVVDRSYLKIVCRPLVVNNISIINFNSEGREFSITSVSSTEPHPLANHGHTVSLRAPTFKLKTTWCKLLQDRVMAVKCGLESTRISLFEVT